The Podospora pseudocomata strain CBS 415.72m chromosome 1 map unlocalized CBS415.72m_1, whole genome shotgun sequence genome has a segment encoding these proteins:
- a CDS encoding uncharacterized protein (EggNog:ENOG503P2WC; COG:S) — MAPILPPSSNPTQNNTQDEMGLEDVHSRPRPRPRPRPQRSPSELTRLRVQNRRREYLSRNPSYFDRPDHELSDPLLHDHLIRRFLTPREREADSKSKGYARVLEGSLLRGEERLAKLSSEKPAGDEMGENGAAAAGVSQAGRGRGPKVEAAGTSFTSFSAELSPPPETKEEGEERWREFLRDRFVRGEDEDFEYDEVDDRDELDELERREREEEWIEGEEPGWADSEGEGEGGGRVGRVLTGETGVQDF; from the exons ATGGCCCCGATATtaccaccatcaagcaaCCCCACTCAGAACAATACCCAAGATGAAATGGGACTAGAAGATGTCCACTCCCGACCCCG ACCCCGACCCCGACCCCGACCGCAAAGATCCCCATCCGAGCTCACCCGCCTCAGAGTCCAAAACCGCCGGCGGGAGTACCTGAGCAGAAACCCGTCCTATTTCGACCGGCCAGACCACGAGCTCTCggaccccctcctccacgaccacCTGATCCGCcgcttcctcaccccccggGAGCGGGAAGCAGACTCCAAGTCCAAAGGGTACGCCCGCGTCCTCGAGGGGTCCCTCCTTCGGGGCGAGGAACGGTTGGCAAAGCTCTCCTCGGAGAAACCGGCGGGGGATGAAATGGGCGAGAacggggcggcggcggcgggtgtgTCGCAggctgggagagggagggggccCAAGGTGGAAGCCGCGGGGACGAGCTTCACCTCGTTCAGCGCCGAGTTGTCACCCCCGCCGGAGAcaaaagaggagggggaggagaggtggagggagtTTCTAAGGGATCGGTTCGTaaggggtgaggatgaggattttGAGTATGACGAGGTCGATGACAGGGACGAGCTTGACGAGTTggagcggagggagagggaggaggagtggatcgagggggaggaacCGGGGTGGGCTGACAgtgagggtgaaggagaaggaggggggagggtggggagggtgctgacgggggagacgggggtgCAGGACTTTTAA